A single genomic interval of Deltaproteobacteria bacterium harbors:
- a CDS encoding acyl-CoA dehydrogenase family protein: MVGSPFTEDHDAFRKSVRDFVVKEMQPHAREWDEAGIFPRELFKKFGDMGFFGMRHDAKFGGSGLDYWYVVAFGEELVKSHNAGVNMAMMVQAEMATPIISEIGTDEQKREFLEPAMKGDKIAALGVSEPGAGSDVANIRTTARRVGDDYIINGSKMWITNGTRADFITLAVRTGEAGYGGISLVTFPTDVKGFSVSKKLEKVGNLASDTAVLFFEDCKIPARYVLGEENQGFYHIMTNFQGERLIAAIAATAGMEQMVNDAIRYGKEREAFGKPIIKFQVWKHKFVEHLTAIEAARRLTYHAADLFNRKEMAVKEISMAKLFAGDLAQQVAYDCMQFHGGMGYVLESPIASAWRDIRLLTIGGGTSEIMKEIISKLSDL; encoded by the coding sequence ATGGTCGGCAGCCCATTCACCGAAGATCACGACGCCTTCCGCAAGTCCGTCCGCGACTTCGTGGTGAAGGAGATGCAGCCCCACGCCCGCGAGTGGGACGAGGCCGGCATCTTCCCCCGCGAGCTCTTCAAGAAGTTTGGCGACATGGGCTTCTTCGGCATGCGCCACGACGCCAAGTTCGGGGGCAGCGGCCTCGACTACTGGTACGTGGTCGCGTTCGGCGAGGAGCTGGTGAAGAGCCACAACGCCGGCGTGAACATGGCGATGATGGTGCAGGCCGAGATGGCCACGCCCATCATCAGCGAGATCGGCACGGACGAGCAGAAGCGCGAGTTCCTCGAGCCGGCCATGAAGGGCGACAAGATCGCCGCGCTGGGTGTCTCCGAGCCGGGCGCGGGCAGCGACGTGGCCAACATCAGGACCACCGCGCGCCGCGTGGGCGACGACTACATCATCAACGGCAGCAAGATGTGGATCACCAACGGCACCCGCGCCGACTTCATCACCCTGGCGGTGCGCACGGGCGAGGCGGGCTATGGCGGCATCTCGCTGGTCACGTTCCCCACGGACGTGAAGGGCTTCAGCGTCTCGAAGAAGCTGGAGAAGGTGGGCAACCTCGCGAGCGACACGGCGGTGCTCTTCTTCGAGGACTGCAAGATCCCCGCGCGGTACGTCCTGGGCGAGGAGAACCAAGGCTTCTACCACATCATGACCAACTTCCAGGGCGAGCGGCTCATCGCGGCGATCGCGGCGACTGCGGGCATGGAGCAGATGGTCAACGACGCCATCCGCTACGGCAAGGAGCGCGAGGCGTTTGGCAAGCCGATCATCAAGTTCCAGGTGTGGAAGCACAAGTTCGTGGAGCACCTCACGGCCATCGAGGCAGCGCGGCGGCTCACGTACCACGCGGCGGATCTCTTCAACCGCAAGGAGATGGCGGTGAAGGAGATCAGCATGGCCAAGCTCTTCGCGGGCGACCTCGCTCAGCAGGTGGCCTACGACTGCATGCAGTTCCACGGCGGCATGGGTTACGTGTTGGAGTCGCCGATCGCGAGCGCCTGGCGCGACATCCGCCTGCTCACCATTGGCGGCGGCACCAGCGAGATCATGAAGGAGATCATCTCCAAGTTGAGCGATCTCTAG
- a CDS encoding divalent-cation tolerance protein CutA, whose translation MTDALVVLITAPTEDAAAQIGRALVEERLLACANLVPSIRSIYRWQGAIHDEREVLLLGKTTRAKLEALQARLPQLHPYDTPELLALPVEAGLERYLGWVRESVE comes from the coding sequence ATGACCGACGCGCTCGTGGTCTTGATCACCGCGCCCACCGAGGACGCCGCCGCCCAAATCGGGCGTGCGCTCGTTGAGGAGCGCTTGCTCGCGTGCGCGAACCTGGTGCCGTCGATTCGGTCGATCTACCGCTGGCAGGGCGCGATCCACGACGAGCGCGAGGTGCTGCTCCTGGGCAAGACCACGCGCGCCAAGCTCGAGGCGCTCCAGGCCCGCCTGCCGCAGCTGCACCCCTACGACACGCCTGAGTTGCTCGCGCTCCCGGTCGAAGCTGGGCTCGAGCGCTACCTGGGCTGGGTGCGCGAGAGCGTCGAATGA